In Deinococcus sp. QL22, the following are encoded in one genomic region:
- a CDS encoding GGDEF domain-containing protein → MISTPSEWTTMAALSALTWGVTALISVFIITVSWLRPSYPGWRGWALGQTALVLGLLIGSLRTPETLLASVVIGNTLVMAGSTLCLGAFQRFSGQFVSPWMSRLAWGGCAAIVMALVLLTTVWDNIALRFVLVAGYSSILLLMLVTLIVKQMQRHPALRTAYGLNLGVLLGGTLLSLPRSQMMISANGHLGYLLNNPNLLLHAGALLLSVGGSFAFWLLHDDRRRQEMQRLHHELLVQATLDPLTILLNRRGLTQAYDLWGNRAKPAEAVLLLLDINEFKGINDRYGHAEGDRCLMQLADTLRTIATPRDLISRVGGDEFVLLLTGQQEQVLEQLTALEVHLAKDKQGVLGFTVSLGSTQVTAREDLTKAMNRADQGMYRDKARGMHVQQPRKANA, encoded by the coding sequence ATGATCAGTACCCCAAGTGAATGGACCACAATGGCGGCTTTGTCGGCCCTCACTTGGGGCGTCACCGCCTTGATATCGGTCTTCATCATCACGGTCTCGTGGCTGCGGCCCTCGTATCCCGGTTGGCGCGGTTGGGCGCTGGGACAGACCGCCCTGGTCTTGGGCCTGCTGATCGGCAGCCTGCGAACTCCAGAGACCCTGCTGGCCTCGGTGGTGATCGGCAACACCTTGGTCATGGCCGGATCGACCTTGTGCTTGGGAGCCTTTCAGCGCTTCAGCGGGCAGTTCGTCAGCCCCTGGATGAGCCGATTGGCTTGGGGAGGGTGCGCCGCCATCGTGATGGCGCTGGTCTTGCTGACCACGGTCTGGGACAACATTGCGCTGCGGTTTGTCCTGGTCGCGGGTTACAGCTCCATCCTGTTGCTGATGTTGGTCACCCTGATCGTGAAGCAAATGCAGCGGCACCCAGCGCTGCGCACCGCATATGGCCTGAACTTGGGCGTGTTGCTGGGCGGCACCCTGTTGAGCCTGCCTCGCTCGCAGATGATGATCAGCGCCAATGGACACTTGGGCTATCTCCTGAATAACCCGAATCTCTTGCTGCACGCCGGAGCATTGTTGTTGTCGGTAGGCGGCAGTTTTGCGTTCTGGTTGCTGCATGATGACCGGCGCCGCCAGGAGATGCAGCGTCTGCATCACGAGCTGCTCGTCCAAGCTACGTTGGATCCTTTGACGATCCTGCTTAACCGGCGGGGACTGACACAAGCGTATGACCTGTGGGGGAACCGGGCCAAGCCCGCCGAAGCGGTCTTGTTGCTGCTGGACATCAATGAGTTCAAGGGCATCAATGACCGGTATGGACACGCCGAAGGAGACCGCTGTTTGATGCAGTTGGCGGACACTCTGCGGACGATCGCAACTCCTAGGGATCTGATCAGCCGGGTGGGTGGGGATGAATTTGTGCTGCTGCTCACCGGGCAGCAAGAGCAAGTCCTGGAGCAACTCACAGCGCTGGAAGTGCACTTGGCGAAAGACAAGCAAGGTGTGTTGGGCTTCACAGTGAGTCTCGGCAGCACCCAAGTGACGGCGAGAGAAGACTTGACGAAGGCCATGAACCGCGCAGATCAAGGGATGTACAGGGACAAGGCACGTGGAATGCACGTCCAACAGCCGAGAAAGGCGAACGCCTAG
- a CDS encoding RusA family crossover junction endodeoxyribonuclease → MTSPASSHAWQARFPSLAHVERYLSTIADPDVRANIRLKLGLVEVPQPAPETSPLVQPRPAQEKQPEWTTEPLEAKTSPPGTLTFTLPYPPSLNSIWRSILVRFTPKNSKAIPYRVKVLLSEEGRTYRRAVISCVQNYGQPKTSPGARLELLLIVSPPDLRKRDLSNIPKALEDALTHAGVWADDSLIDVLTVRRAPVHPGGRVVVQITPLTETLFTSAL, encoded by the coding sequence GTGACTTCCCCTGCATCCTCTCATGCCTGGCAGGCACGCTTTCCGAGCCTCGCGCATGTCGAGCGGTACCTGAGCACCATTGCTGATCCGGATGTGCGGGCCAATATCCGGCTGAAGTTGGGCCTGGTGGAAGTGCCACAGCCAGCGCCCGAAACGAGTCCACTTGTGCAGCCGCGCCCAGCGCAGGAAAAACAACCCGAGTGGACGACTGAACCGCTGGAAGCCAAAACGAGTCCACCCGGAACCCTGACCTTTACCCTGCCTTACCCGCCCTCTCTGAACAGCATCTGGCGCTCAATCCTCGTGCGCTTCACGCCGAAGAACTCGAAGGCCATCCCGTACCGGGTCAAAGTCCTGTTGAGCGAAGAGGGACGCACCTACCGCAGGGCCGTCATCTCGTGCGTGCAGAACTATGGGCAGCCCAAAACCTCGCCTGGTGCACGCCTTGAACTCCTGCTGATCGTCTCGCCGCCGGATCTGCGAAAACGCGACCTCAGCAACATCCCTAAGGCCCTGGAAGATGCCCTGACTCATGCGGGCGTCTGGGCGGATGACTCGCTGATCGATGTGCTGACTGTGCGGCGTGCTCCGGTGCATCCAGGCGGGCGGGTCGTCGTGCAGATCACGCCGTTAACTGAGACGCTGTTTACGAGTGCGTTATGA